One window of Inquilinus sp. Marseille-Q2685 genomic DNA carries:
- the ltnD gene encoding L-threonate dehydrogenase, producing the protein MTKRAAVIGLGSMGLGMALSLRRAGFEVAGCDLSTAAVERLVAAGGTGAATPAEAAAGADIVISVVVNAAQTESVLFGESGCAAAMPQGAVFVSSATMAPEAARSLAERLEATGRHYLDAPISGGAQRAAEGALTILASGSAAAFAAARPALDAMAAKLYELGDAPGTGAAFKMVNQLLAGVHIAAACEAIAFAARQGLDIRKVYEVITASAGNSWMFENRIPHVLDGDYAPRSAVDIFTKDLGIVMDMARSGKFPVPVAGAALQMFLMTAAAGMGRDDDASVARLYAQIAGLDLPGAPKEG; encoded by the coding sequence ATGACCAAACGTGCTGCCGTGATCGGGCTGGGCTCGATGGGTCTGGGCATGGCCCTGTCGCTGCGCCGGGCCGGCTTCGAGGTCGCCGGCTGCGACCTGTCCACCGCCGCGGTCGAGCGCCTGGTCGCCGCCGGCGGCACCGGCGCCGCCACCCCGGCCGAGGCCGCGGCGGGCGCCGACATCGTCATCTCGGTCGTGGTCAACGCGGCCCAGACCGAATCGGTGCTGTTCGGCGAGTCCGGCTGCGCCGCCGCGATGCCGCAGGGAGCGGTCTTCGTCTCGTCCGCCACCATGGCGCCGGAAGCGGCACGCAGCCTGGCCGAGCGGCTGGAGGCGACCGGCCGGCACTATCTCGACGCGCCGATCAGCGGCGGCGCCCAGCGCGCGGCCGAGGGCGCGCTGACCATCCTCGCCTCCGGCAGCGCCGCAGCCTTCGCCGCGGCCCGGCCGGCGCTCGACGCCATGGCGGCGAAGCTCTACGAGCTCGGCGACGCGCCCGGCACCGGGGCCGCCTTCAAGATGGTGAACCAGCTGCTGGCCGGGGTGCACATCGCCGCCGCCTGCGAGGCGATCGCCTTCGCCGCCCGCCAGGGCCTGGACATCCGCAAGGTCTATGAGGTGATCACCGCCTCGGCCGGCAATTCCTGGATGTTCGAGAACCGCATCCCGCATGTGCTGGACGGCGACTATGCGCCGCGCAGCGCGGTCGACATCTTCACCAAGGATCTCGGTATCGTGATGGACATGGCGCGCAGCGGGAAGTTCCCGGTGCCGGTGGCCGGCGCCGCGCTGCAGATGTTCCTGATGACCGCCGCCGCGGGTATGGGCCGGGACGACGACGCCTCCGTCGCCCGGCTCTACGCCCAGATCGCCGGCCTCGACCTGCCCGGCGCGCCGAAGGAAGGATAG
- a CDS encoding aldolase: protein MDETRLREDICRFGRSLFERGLTPGSSGNISVRLDDGGWLVTPTNASLGFLDPARLSRLDAEGRLLSGDKPTKEIPLHGALYETRGSARAIVHLHSTHSVAVSMLPGIDPKAVLPPLTAYYLMRVGATALVPYYRPGDPAVADAIRGLAGRYSSVLLANHGPVVAGESLEAAVYATEELEETAKLHLLLRGLNPRLLSPGQISELKEAFKLELPEDDHRHG from the coding sequence ATGGACGAGACCAGGCTGCGCGAGGACATCTGCCGCTTCGGCCGCTCGCTGTTCGAGCGCGGGCTGACGCCCGGCTCCTCCGGCAACATCAGCGTCCGGCTGGACGATGGCGGCTGGCTGGTGACGCCGACCAACGCCTCGCTCGGCTTCCTCGACCCGGCGCGGCTGTCGCGGCTCGACGCCGAAGGACGCCTGCTGTCGGGCGACAAGCCGACCAAGGAGATCCCGCTGCACGGGGCGCTCTACGAGACGCGCGGTTCGGCCCGCGCCATCGTGCATCTGCACTCGACCCATTCGGTCGCGGTGTCGATGCTGCCGGGCATCGATCCGAAGGCGGTGCTGCCGCCCCTGACCGCCTATTACCTGATGCGGGTCGGGGCGACGGCGCTGGTGCCCTATTACCGGCCGGGCGACCCGGCGGTGGCCGACGCCATCCGCGGCCTGGCCGGCCGCTATTCCTCGGTGCTGCTGGCCAATCACGGCCCGGTGGTGGCGGGGGAGAGCCTGGAGGCGGCGGTCTACGCGACGGAGGAGCTGGAGGAGACGGCGAAGCTGCACCTGCTGCTGCGCGGCCTCAACCCGCGGCTGCTGTCGCCGGGCCAGATCTCAGAGCTGAAGGAGGCGTTCAAGCTGGAACTGCCGGAGGACGACCATCGGCACGGGTAG
- a CDS encoding DUF1194 domain-containing protein, with translation MRRRHFAGWLTGALLARPLLAQSPAPQPSPEPKPAPAGEPADLELVLLVDASASITTGALDFQLRGHAAAFRDEKVKAAIAAGPRGGIAVTVARFDGPRSLKVLLPWRRLASAADADAFAEAVLAAPAGQEAGSTAIGSAVLDALDLFKGSGFDSPRRTIDIVSNGFSNAGIDPTLARDAAEAAGVTVNALVILDEYDWLEGYYRQQVIGGIGAFVRAAEGRDTFIQALIAKLIDEIV, from the coding sequence ATGAGGCGGCGGCACTTCGCCGGCTGGCTGACGGGTGCCCTGCTGGCCCGGCCGCTCCTCGCCCAGAGTCCGGCGCCGCAGCCATCGCCAGAGCCCAAGCCAGCGCCGGCGGGAGAGCCGGCCGATCTCGAGCTGGTGCTGCTGGTGGACGCCTCGGCCAGCATCACGACCGGCGCGCTCGACTTCCAGTTGCGCGGCCATGCCGCCGCCTTCCGCGACGAGAAGGTCAAGGCGGCGATCGCCGCCGGGCCGCGGGGCGGCATCGCGGTGACCGTCGCCCGCTTCGACGGGCCGCGCAGCCTGAAGGTGCTGCTGCCCTGGCGACGCCTGGCCAGCGCCGCCGACGCCGACGCTTTCGCCGAGGCCGTTCTGGCGGCGCCGGCGGGACAGGAGGCCGGGTCGACCGCAATCGGCAGCGCCGTGCTGGACGCGCTCGACCTGTTCAAGGGCAGCGGCTTCGACAGTCCGCGCCGGACCATCGACATCGTCTCGAACGGCTTCTCGAATGCCGGGATCGATCCGACGCTGGCGCGCGATGCGGCGGAGGCCGCCGGGGTGACGGTCAACGCGCTGGTCATCCTCGACGAATACGACTGGCTCGAAGGCTACTACCGGCAGCAGGTGATTGGCGGCATCGGCGCCTTCGTCCGCGCTGCCGAGGGCCGGGACACCTTCATCCAGGCGCTGATCGCGAAGCTGATCGACGAGATCGTGTAG
- a CDS encoding GNAT family N-acetyltransferase, whose protein sequence is MSLQLSAPQPLAAAHHLDAFDCGEPSLNDWLKRRALANHLNGASRTFVVADAEHRVFGYYALSAGAVAHRDATGAVRRNMPDPVPVMVLARLAVDLHAQGIVLGAALLQDAVLRVQAISQNAGVRALLVHALHERAKRFYEHYGFQESPVQPMTLMLRIRSEMP, encoded by the coding sequence GTGAGCTTGCAGCTCTCGGCGCCGCAGCCCCTGGCTGCAGCCCATCACCTCGACGCCTTTGATTGCGGCGAACCGTCGCTCAACGACTGGCTGAAGCGCCGGGCGCTGGCCAACCACTTGAACGGAGCCAGCCGCACCTTCGTCGTGGCCGACGCCGAGCATCGCGTTTTCGGCTATTACGCATTGTCTGCAGGGGCGGTCGCGCATCGGGATGCGACCGGTGCTGTCCGACGAAACATGCCCGATCCGGTGCCTGTGATGGTGCTGGCGAGGCTCGCGGTCGATCTCCACGCCCAGGGCATCGTACTGGGAGCAGCGCTGCTGCAGGATGCGGTGCTCCGTGTCCAGGCCATCTCGCAGAATGCCGGGGTCCGTGCCCTGCTCGTCCACGCGCTGCACGAGCGGGCCAAACGATTCTACGAGCACTACGGATTCCAGGAATCGCCGGTGCAGCCCATGACCCTGATGCTGCGGATCAGGTCTGAAATGCCGTGA
- a CDS encoding superoxide dismutase has product MAFELPQLPYSQNALAERGMCQETLELHHGKHHQAYVTALNGFVEKDDSLKGKSLEEIVTFAYGKDNLAPVFNNAGQHWNHILFWQNLSPKGGAIPGALEKKITEDLGGVQAFKDAFKAAAIGQFGSGWAWLVLGKDGKLKITKTPNGSNPLATGEGKVLLGLDVWEHSYYLDFRNRRPDYAQNFLDKLANYEFAEAQLKAA; this is encoded by the coding sequence ATGGCGTTTGAACTTCCCCAGCTGCCCTACTCGCAGAACGCCCTCGCCGAGCGCGGCATGTGCCAGGAGACGCTGGAGCTGCATCACGGCAAGCACCACCAGGCCTACGTCACGGCGCTGAACGGCTTCGTCGAGAAGGACGACTCGCTGAAGGGCAAGTCGCTCGAGGAGATCGTCACCTTCGCCTACGGCAAGGACAACCTAGCGCCGGTGTTCAACAATGCCGGCCAGCATTGGAACCACATCCTGTTCTGGCAGAACCTGTCGCCGAAAGGCGGCGCCATCCCGGGCGCGCTGGAGAAGAAGATCACCGAGGATCTCGGCGGCGTGCAGGCCTTCAAGGACGCCTTCAAGGCGGCTGCGATCGGCCAGTTCGGCTCCGGCTGGGCCTGGCTGGTGCTGGGCAAGGACGGTAAGCTGAAGATCACCAAGACCCCGAACGGCTCCAACCCGCTCGCCACCGGCGAGGGCAAGGTGCTGCTCGGCCTCGACGTGTGGGAGCACAGCTACTATCTGGACTTCCGCAACCGCCGTCCGGACTACGCCCAGAACTTCCTCGACAAGCTCGCCAACTACGAGTTCGCCGAGGCCCAGCTCAAGGCCGCCTGA
- the otnI gene encoding 2-oxo-tetronate isomerase: MPRFAANLSLMFTEWDFLDRFDAAAGAGFTAVEYLFPYEHPPEAIAERLSRNGLTQALFNLPPGDWAKGERGLAALPERAEEFRASVATALTYAEATGVGRVHMMSGNADPADPRAQQAWREATSFAAEAFAAKGIDVLLEPLNTRDMPGYFLGDFNRAAALIQELGLPNLKLQFDCYHRQILHGDVAMALRALLPITAHVQIASVPGRHEPDIEELNYPFLFQELERLGYAGFIGCEYRPRAGTLEGLGWFAPYAGRKEG; the protein is encoded by the coding sequence ATGCCGCGCTTCGCCGCCAATCTCAGCCTGATGTTCACCGAGTGGGACTTCCTCGACCGCTTCGACGCGGCGGCCGGGGCGGGCTTCACCGCGGTCGAGTACCTGTTCCCCTACGAGCATCCGCCCGAGGCGATCGCCGAACGGCTGTCCCGCAACGGCCTGACCCAGGCCCTGTTCAACCTGCCGCCCGGCGACTGGGCCAAGGGCGAGCGCGGCCTGGCCGCCCTGCCCGAACGGGCGGAGGAGTTCCGCGCCTCCGTCGCCACCGCCCTGACCTACGCCGAGGCCACCGGCGTCGGCCGCGTGCACATGATGAGCGGCAATGCCGACCCGGCCGACCCGCGGGCGCAGCAGGCCTGGCGCGAGGCGACATCCTTCGCCGCCGAGGCCTTCGCCGCCAAGGGCATCGACGTGCTGCTGGAGCCGCTGAACACGCGCGACATGCCGGGTTATTTCCTGGGCGACTTCAACCGGGCCGCGGCGCTGATCCAGGAGCTGGGGCTGCCCAACCTGAAGCTGCAGTTCGACTGCTACCACCGGCAGATCCTGCACGGCGACGTGGCCATGGCGCTGCGGGCACTGCTGCCGATCACCGCCCATGTCCAGATCGCCAGCGTGCCGGGCCGGCACGAGCCGGATATCGAGGAGCTGAACTACCCGTTCCTGTTCCAGGAGCTGGAGCGGCTGGGCTATGCCGGCTTCATCGGCTGCGAGTACCGGCCCCGCGCCGGCACGCTCGAAGGCCTCGGCTGGTTCGCGCCCTATGCCGGCCGCAAGGAAGGATGA
- a CDS encoding flavin reductase family protein yields the protein MVARTSLRYNPDPHHPPAVPRDRFAEALSRLTATICVVGATEPDGTRHGRTATAVMSLAADPPTMLVSIDRTSAMAGVIEATEGFSVAMLAEHQDEVADAFAGKLPIARSERFTRGTWSAWPSGRPKLEEAVAVIDCHLIGLTEVTTHILFVGLVTEVETRDASPLLWSLRRYAGVAARRAATSGVDED from the coding sequence TTGGTCGCGCGCACCTCGCTTCGCTACAACCCGGACCCGCACCACCCACCGGCGGTGCCCCGCGACCGTTTCGCCGAGGCGCTGTCGCGCCTGACCGCGACCATCTGCGTGGTCGGGGCGACGGAGCCCGACGGCACCCGGCACGGCCGCACCGCCACGGCGGTGATGTCGCTGGCGGCCGATCCGCCGACCATGCTGGTGTCGATCGACCGCACCAGCGCCATGGCCGGGGTGATCGAGGCGACCGAGGGATTCTCTGTCGCCATGCTGGCCGAGCACCAGGACGAGGTCGCCGACGCCTTCGCCGGCAAGCTGCCGATCGCCCGCTCCGAACGCTTCACCCGCGGCACCTGGTCCGCTTGGCCCTCAGGCCGGCCGAAGCTGGAGGAAGCGGTCGCCGTGATCGACTGCCACCTGATCGGGCTGACCGAGGTGACCACCCATATCCTGTTCGTCGGCCTAGTCACCGAGGTCGAGACCCGCGACGCCTCCCCCCTGCTCTGGAGCCTGCGCCGCTATGCCGGCGTCGCCGCACGACGGGCCGCGACGTCCGGGGTGGATGAGGACTGA
- a CDS encoding MFS transporter, giving the protein MSVQAMPLPRETAGAIEKRVYRKVFWRIVPFLMLCYVIAYLDRVNVGFAKLQMSQDLGFSEAVFGLGAGIFFVGYFLFEVPSNVILHRVGARVWIARIMITWGIVSAAFMFVPSAPWFYALRFLLGLAEAGFYPGIILYLTYWYPSHRRAKIIAVFMAAIPVSGIFGNPLSGWIMDAFHETHGLAGWQWMFLIEAIPAVLIGLAVLLVLDNSVRDAKWLTDEEKAVIEREIAADAKGKDSPASLGAVFRDGRVWLSCFIYFAFVSGQYGLTFWMPTLVKATGVTGNLNIGLISAIPFLCAVVAMILFGQSADRRRERRWHLVIPAAMGAVGFVVAATASDTAVAIAFLSLAAAGVLTCAPLFWSLPTAFLHGAAAAAGIAMINSIGNLAGFVSPYAIGLLKDLTGSTEFGMYMLAVMLVLGAAAVLTTPAKLVNR; this is encoded by the coding sequence ATGAGCGTCCAAGCCATGCCGTTGCCGCGCGAAACGGCGGGAGCGATCGAGAAGCGGGTCTACCGCAAGGTGTTCTGGCGCATCGTGCCGTTCCTGATGCTGTGCTACGTGATCGCCTATCTCGACCGCGTCAATGTCGGCTTCGCCAAGCTGCAGATGTCGCAGGACCTCGGCTTCAGCGAGGCGGTGTTCGGCCTGGGCGCCGGCATCTTCTTCGTCGGCTATTTCCTGTTCGAGGTGCCGAGCAACGTCATCCTGCACCGGGTCGGCGCCCGGGTCTGGATCGCCCGGATCATGATCACCTGGGGCATCGTCTCCGCCGCCTTCATGTTCGTGCCCTCGGCACCGTGGTTCTACGCCCTGCGCTTCCTGCTGGGCCTCGCCGAGGCCGGCTTCTACCCCGGCATCATCCTGTACCTGACCTATTGGTACCCGTCGCATCGCCGGGCCAAGATCATCGCCGTGTTCATGGCCGCGATCCCGGTGTCCGGCATCTTCGGCAACCCGCTGTCGGGCTGGATCATGGATGCCTTCCACGAGACGCACGGCCTGGCCGGCTGGCAGTGGATGTTCCTGATCGAGGCGATTCCCGCCGTGCTGATCGGCCTGGCCGTGCTGCTGGTGCTCGACAACAGCGTCCGCGACGCGAAATGGCTGACAGACGAGGAGAAGGCGGTGATCGAGCGCGAGATCGCGGCCGACGCCAAGGGCAAGGACAGCCCCGCCTCGCTCGGCGCCGTGTTCCGTGACGGCCGGGTCTGGCTGTCCTGCTTCATCTACTTCGCCTTCGTCAGCGGCCAGTACGGGCTGACCTTCTGGATGCCGACCCTGGTCAAGGCCACCGGCGTCACCGGCAACCTCAACATCGGCCTGATCAGCGCCATCCCCTTCCTGTGCGCTGTCGTCGCCATGATCCTGTTCGGGCAGAGCGCCGACCGGCGCCGCGAGCGGCGCTGGCACCTGGTGATCCCGGCGGCCATGGGCGCGGTCGGCTTCGTCGTCGCGGCGACCGCCAGCGACACCGCGGTCGCGATCGCCTTCCTGTCGCTGGCCGCGGCCGGCGTCCTGACCTGCGCGCCGCTGTTCTGGTCGCTGCCCACCGCCTTCCTGCACGGCGCAGCCGCCGCGGCCGGCATCGCCATGATCAACTCGATCGGCAACCTGGCCGGCTTCGTCAGCCCCTATGCCATCGGCCTGTTGAAGGACCTGACCGGCAGCACCGAATTCGGCATGTATATGCTGGCGGTCATGCTGGTGCTGGGCGCCGCCGCCGTCCTGACCACCCCCGCGAAGCTCGTCAACCGCTAG
- a CDS encoding LacI family DNA-binding transcriptional regulator, protein MARTRRPDPRGITLADVARGAGVSKITASRVLRGGPVAGETRERVLEVVRRLGYVPNRLAGTLSSAGSNLVGVIIPSLANIVFPDVLRGAEDVLDAAGYRPVVGVTDYDPEREEGLIEAMLAWRPAGLIVTGLEHTDRGRAMLANAGIRVAELMDLDGAGLDIVVGLSNRAVGRASARHLVERGYRRLAYVGHDLGHDRRAAKRFEGFREALAESPAALVATELLPGRSSAASGREGLARILDRDDRVDAVYFSNDDMAMGGCFLCLARGLAVPGRVALFGFNGLDLGQALPQPLSTIRSPRVEMGEVGARLVCGREPPAVVDLGFELIAGATA, encoded by the coding sequence ATGGCGCGCACGAGACGGCCCGATCCCAGGGGCATCACGCTGGCGGATGTCGCGCGCGGCGCCGGGGTCAGCAAGATCACCGCGTCGCGGGTGCTGCGCGGCGGGCCGGTGGCCGGCGAGACGCGCGAGCGGGTGCTGGAGGTGGTGCGGCGCCTCGGCTACGTGCCGAACCGCCTGGCCGGCACCCTGTCCTCCGCCGGCTCGAACCTGGTCGGGGTGATCATCCCGTCGCTGGCCAACATCGTCTTTCCCGACGTCTTGCGCGGGGCTGAGGACGTGCTCGACGCCGCGGGGTACCGGCCGGTCGTCGGTGTCACCGACTACGACCCGGAGCGGGAGGAGGGGCTGATCGAGGCGATGCTGGCCTGGCGCCCGGCCGGGCTGATCGTCACCGGGCTGGAGCACACCGACCGCGGCCGGGCGATGCTGGCCAATGCCGGGATCCGCGTGGCCGAGCTGATGGATCTCGACGGCGCCGGGCTCGACATCGTCGTCGGCCTGTCGAACCGGGCGGTCGGCCGGGCCAGCGCCCGGCACCTGGTCGAGCGCGGCTATCGCCGCCTCGCCTATGTCGGCCACGATCTGGGCCACGACCGGCGCGCGGCCAAGCGCTTCGAGGGCTTCCGCGAGGCGCTGGCGGAGAGCCCGGCGGCCCTGGTCGCGACCGAGCTGCTGCCGGGCCGGTCCTCCGCCGCCTCGGGGCGGGAAGGGCTGGCCCGCATCCTCGACCGCGACGACCGGGTCGACGCGGTCTATTTCTCCAACGACGACATGGCGATGGGCGGCTGTTTCCTGTGCCTCGCCCGCGGCCTCGCGGTGCCGGGCCGGGTGGCGCTGTTCGGCTTCAACGGGCTCGACCTGGGCCAGGCGTTGCCGCAGCCGCTGTCCACCATCCGCTCGCCGCGGGTGGAGATGGGCGAGGTCGGGGCGCGGCTGGTGTGCGGCCGCGAGCCGCCGGCCGTCGTCGATCTCGGCTTCGAGCTCATCGCCGGCGCCACCGCCTGA
- a CDS encoding DUF1778 domain-containing protein translates to MRDAAINLRALPEQRDLIDRAADLLGKSRSDFMLETACERAQSIVLDQVFFNLDAEKFRQFASMLDAPPAANPGFERLMAVKAPWRTGKA, encoded by the coding sequence ATGCGTGATGCCGCCATCAATCTGCGCGCTCTGCCCGAGCAGCGCGATCTGATCGACCGCGCTGCGGACCTGCTGGGCAAGAGCCGCTCGGATTTCATGTTGGAGACCGCCTGCGAGCGGGCGCAATCGATCGTGCTCGATCAGGTCTTTTTCAACCTGGACGCGGAAAAGTTCCGGCAGTTCGCGAGCATGCTCGACGCTCCGCCGGCCGCCAATCCGGGCTTTGAACGCCTGATGGCCGTCAAGGCTCCCTGGCGCACCGGCAAGGCGTGA
- the murB gene encoding UDP-N-acetylmuramate dehydrogenase, translating to MYQILTDHPLQSANSFGIAARSRFAIEIRDEAELPAVLADPRFAGLPRRLLGGGSNVVLTGDFDGLTLLMRIPGRRLAGESPEAVLVEAGAGEVWHDLAAWTIAQGRPGLENLALIPGTVGAAPIQNIGAYGVELEERFESLRAFDTATGGFVTLNRAACRFSYRDSLFKREPDRWIVTSVTLRLPRPWAPVTAYPDLARVFGDRTDVTAAEIFDAVVAVRRQKLPDPAVIGNAGSFFKNPIVPGEQYDDLSASFPGIVGYPQPDGRVKLAAGWLIDRCGWKGRAVGRAAVHDRQALVLVNRGGATGAEILDLARQIQRDVRATYGVALEPEPVIL from the coding sequence ATGTACCAGATCCTGACCGACCACCCGCTGCAATCCGCCAACAGCTTCGGCATCGCTGCGCGCAGCCGCTTTGCGATCGAGATCCGCGACGAGGCCGAGCTGCCGGCGGTGCTGGCGGATCCGCGCTTCGCCGGGCTGCCGCGCCGGCTGCTGGGCGGCGGCAGCAATGTCGTGCTGACCGGTGATTTCGACGGGCTGACGCTGCTGATGCGCATCCCCGGACGCCGGCTGGCGGGGGAGAGCCCGGAGGCGGTGCTGGTCGAGGCCGGGGCCGGCGAGGTCTGGCACGACCTGGCGGCCTGGACCATCGCCCAGGGCCGGCCGGGGCTGGAGAATCTGGCGTTGATCCCGGGCACCGTGGGCGCCGCGCCGATCCAGAACATCGGCGCCTATGGCGTTGAGCTGGAGGAGCGGTTCGAGAGCCTGCGCGCCTTCGACACCGCGACCGGCGGCTTCGTCACGCTCAACCGCGCGGCCTGCCGCTTCAGCTATCGCGACAGCCTGTTCAAGCGCGAGCCCGACCGCTGGATCGTCACATCCGTCACCCTGCGCCTGCCGCGGCCCTGGGCGCCGGTGACGGCCTATCCCGACCTGGCCCGCGTGTTCGGCGACAGGACGGACGTCACGGCGGCGGAGATCTTCGACGCCGTGGTCGCGGTGCGGCGGCAGAAGCTGCCGGACCCGGCGGTGATCGGCAATGCCGGCAGCTTCTTCAAGAACCCGATCGTGCCGGGGGAGCAGTATGACGACCTGTCCGCGTCCTTCCCGGGAATCGTCGGCTATCCGCAGCCGGACGGCCGGGTGAAGCTGGCCGCCGGCTGGCTGATCGACCGCTGCGGCTGGAAGGGGCGGGCGGTCGGCCGCGCCGCGGTCCACGACCGGCAGGCTCTGGTCCTGGTCAACCGCGGCGGCGCCACCGGGGCCGAGATCCTCGACCTGGCCCGGCAGATCCAGCGTGACGTCCGCGCCACCTACGGCGTGGCGCTGGAGCCCGAGCCGGTGATCCTCTGA
- a CDS encoding metalloregulator ArsR/SmtB family transcription factor — translation MDFDNDLSRGPVTAAERLLLLLKTRGSQSAAALGAALGTTGEAARQQLVKLAEGGLVESAPQRAGVGRPVQLWSLTAAGHARFPDGHAEMVAGLIAGVRRELGDAALDRLIAAREAETFARYADAVAGATTLRDRIATLAGLRTREGYMAGWEEDENGFLLVENHCPICAAAAACQGFCRSELDLFRRVLGPEARVERTEHIQAGARRCAYRILPQPSRSESEHHHGV, via the coding sequence ATGGACTTTGACAATGATCTTTCCCGGGGGCCGGTGACGGCAGCGGAGCGGCTGCTCCTGCTGCTGAAGACGCGCGGCAGCCAGAGCGCCGCGGCACTCGGCGCCGCGCTCGGCACCACCGGAGAGGCGGCGCGCCAGCAGCTGGTCAAGCTGGCCGAGGGCGGGCTGGTCGAGTCCGCGCCGCAGCGCGCCGGAGTCGGCCGGCCGGTCCAGCTCTGGTCCCTCACCGCCGCCGGCCATGCCCGGTTCCCCGACGGCCATGCCGAGATGGTGGCCGGGCTGATCGCCGGCGTCCGGCGCGAGCTGGGCGACGCCGCGCTCGACCGCCTGATCGCCGCGCGCGAGGCCGAGACCTTCGCCCGCTATGCGGACGCCGTGGCCGGCGCGACGACGCTGCGCGACCGCATCGCCACCCTGGCTGGCCTTCGCACCCGCGAGGGCTACATGGCTGGGTGGGAGGAAGACGAAAACGGCTTCCTTCTGGTCGAGAATCATTGTCCGATCTGCGCCGCGGCGGCGGCCTGCCAGGGCTTCTGCCGCTCCGAGCTCGACTTGTTCCGCCGCGTGCTCGGGCCGGAGGCCCGGGTGGAGCGCACGGAGCACATCCAGGCGGGGGCGCGCCGTTGCGCCTACCGCATCCTTCCGCAACCAAGCCGATCAGAAAGTGAGCACCACCATGGCGTTTGA
- the otnK gene encoding 3-oxo-tetronate kinase, which yields MTLVLGCVADDYTGASDLANTLSKAGLRTVQTIGVPRDDLKLPAVDAVVVALKSRSIPAADAVERSLAAARWLRGRGTGHVLFKICSTFDSTDAGNIGPVTDALRAEIGAGPALVTPAFPETGRTVYLGHLFVGTAPLHESPLKDHPLNPMRDSNLVRVLGRQSKAPVALLPLATVEAGPETVRTYLRQLAVEGAGAVIADAVLDRHLETLGVVALDQPVSTGASGLGLGIARALVAAGRIMAADGAEAPTPTGGPAAILAGSCSQATLGQIAAAERSMPVLRLDPEALAADPGEVGRALAWAERHRAEGPVLIASSAPPEQVAAVQRKLGREAAGHAIEQAMARIALGLVEAGVRRLVVAGGETSGAVVDALALPAFRIGAEIAPGVPVLYTVGREPPMVLALKSGNFGGPDFFADALRAMP from the coding sequence ATGACCCTCGTGCTCGGCTGCGTCGCCGACGACTACACCGGCGCGTCGGATCTTGCGAACACCCTGTCCAAGGCCGGGCTGCGCACGGTCCAGACCATCGGCGTGCCGCGCGACGACCTGAAGCTGCCCGCGGTCGACGCCGTGGTGGTGGCGCTGAAGAGCCGGTCGATCCCGGCCGCCGATGCGGTGGAGCGCAGCCTGGCCGCGGCCCGTTGGCTGCGCGGCCGCGGCACCGGCCATGTGCTGTTCAAGATCTGTTCGACCTTCGATTCGACCGATGCCGGCAACATCGGCCCGGTGACCGATGCGCTGCGGGCCGAGATCGGCGCCGGGCCGGCCCTGGTCACTCCCGCCTTCCCGGAGACCGGCCGGACCGTCTATCTCGGCCATCTCTTCGTCGGCACCGCGCCGCTGCACGAGAGCCCGCTGAAGGACCACCCGCTGAACCCGATGCGGGATTCGAACCTGGTCCGCGTTCTGGGCCGGCAGAGCAAGGCGCCGGTCGCCCTGCTGCCCCTGGCCACGGTGGAGGCCGGGCCGGAGACGGTGCGAACCTATCTCCGCCAACTGGCCGTGGAAGGCGCCGGCGCGGTGATCGCCGACGCGGTGCTGGACCGGCATCTGGAGACCTTGGGCGTGGTGGCGCTGGACCAGCCGGTGTCGACCGGCGCCTCCGGCCTTGGCCTCGGCATCGCCCGGGCGCTGGTCGCCGCCGGCCGGATCATGGCCGCGGACGGGGCCGAGGCGCCGACCCCGACCGGCGGCCCGGCCGCGATCCTGGCCGGCAGCTGTTCGCAGGCGACGCTGGGCCAGATCGCCGCGGCGGAGCGGAGCATGCCCGTGCTGCGCCTTGACCCGGAGGCGCTGGCCGCCGATCCCGGCGAGGTCGGGCGGGCGCTCGCCTGGGCCGAGCGGCATCGCGCCGAAGGGCCGGTGCTGATCGCCAGCAGCGCCCCGCCGGAGCAGGTGGCGGCGGTGCAGCGGAAGCTCGGCCGCGAGGCCGCCGGCCACGCCATCGAGCAGGCGATGGCGCGGATCGCGCTCGGCCTGGTCGAGGCCGGCGTCCGCCGGCTGGTGGTGGCCGGCGGCGAGACCTCCGGCGCCGTGGTCGATGCCCTGGCCCTGCCCGCCTTCCGCATCGGCGCCGAGATCGCCCCGGGCGTGCCGGTGCTCTATACGGTCGGCCGCGAGCCGCCGATGGTGCTGGCGCTGAAATCCGGCAATTTCGGCGGCCCGGACTTCTTCGCTGACGCGCTCAGGGCGATGCCGTAA